The following are encoded in a window of Bacteroidota bacterium genomic DNA:
- a CDS encoding aminotransferase class I/II-fold pyridoxal phosphate-dependent enzyme: MDKIWLSSPHMGGEEFKYVTEAFDTNWIAPIGPHINKFEEDISSYIGGDSVAALSSGTAAIHLALMMLNVGEGDEVICSSFTFAASANPIIYQKATPVFIDSEEETWNMSPEYLEQAIKDRISKGKKPKAIILVYLYGNAAKNDELFEVAEKYDIPVIEDAAEALGATYKGKSLGTFGEIGVFSFNGNKIITTSGGGAIVSSNKGYIDKAKFLSTQARDAAVHYQHSEIGYNYRMSNVSAAIGIGQMKVLDKHIEYRRNNYELYKKELENLGVEFVEELEGSFSNRWLTCVIIDPKKTGGKTREDIRIALEKVNVESRPLWKPMHMQPVFEEYPFYGGGVSEMLFEKGLCLPSGSNLTDEDRKRVTDNIKKALTL, translated from the coding sequence ATGGATAAAATATGGCTTTCCTCTCCGCATATGGGTGGAGAAGAATTTAAATATGTCACAGAAGCATTTGATACCAATTGGATAGCTCCGATAGGACCACACATCAATAAGTTTGAAGAAGATATTAGCAGTTATATCGGAGGAGATAGCGTTGCAGCTTTAAGTTCGGGAACTGCTGCTATTCATCTTGCGTTGATGATGTTGAATGTAGGGGAGGGGGATGAAGTAATTTGCTCTTCATTTACATTTGCAGCATCGGCAAATCCTATTATTTATCAAAAAGCCACACCTGTATTTATTGATTCAGAAGAGGAAACATGGAATATGTCGCCTGAATATCTTGAGCAGGCAATTAAAGACAGGATTTCAAAGGGGAAAAAGCCCAAAGCAATTATATTGGTTTATCTATATGGTAATGCAGCAAAAAATGATGAATTGTTTGAAGTTGCTGAAAAATATGATATCCCTGTAATTGAAGATGCTGCTGAAGCATTAGGTGCTACTTATAAAGGAAAATCACTTGGGACTTTTGGTGAAATTGGTGTTTTTTCATTTAACGGAAATAAAATAATTACTACTTCAGGAGGCGGAGCCATAGTATCATCTAATAAAGGATATATTGATAAGGCAAAGTTTCTTTCCACTCAGGCCAGAGATGCAGCCGTGCATTATCAGCACAGCGAAATAGGTTATAATTACAGGATGAGTAACGTTAGTGCTGCCATTGGAATTGGCCAGATGAAGGTTTTGGATAAGCATATAGAGTATCGTCGTAATAATTATGAGTTATACAAAAAAGAGCTCGAAAATCTAGGAGTAGAATTTGTAGAAGAGTTAGAAGGTAGTTTTTCTAACAGGTGGCTAACCTGTGTGATAATTGACCCTAAAAAAACAGGAGGTAAAACAAGAGAAGATATCAGGATTGCTCTGGAAAAGGTAAATGTTGAATCACGACCATTATGGAAGCCAATGCATATGCAGCCGGTATTTGAAGAATATCCGTTCTATGGTGGAGGAGTATCGGAAATGCTTTTCGAAAAGGGACTTTGTTTGCCTTCGGGATCAAATTTAACAGATGAAGATCGAAAAAGAGTAACTGATAATATAAAAAAAGCCTTAACTTTGTAG
- a CDS encoding MraY family glycosyltransferase, with protein MKQLFDEPENRSSHSTLVPTLGGVSIFASIIISSSLFVNERFVDFDLLNAAMVILFFFGIKDDILMISPVKKFIAQIVSALIISIGANVRIPHMYDILGFGEIPYWISIVITVFVIILIINSFNLIDGVDGLAASVGIVSSLVLGYWFYVNEYNSLALLSASLFGSLVAFLRYNFSKKNKIFMGDTGSMIVGFIVAVLTIEFIRHNGIGLINGGKEIITAPVLAISILIIPLIDTFRVFMVRLLNKKSPFKPDKNHIHHRLLSLGLSHAKTTIMMVVANFIFILLAYHMKDTGIDKFILLIVSLALFVSSIPFFIKTKEEKMIEHQAETPVIKPFFSKNPGGSNKKKVNG; from the coding sequence ATGAAACAATTATTTGACGAGCCTGAAAACAGGAGTTCGCATTCAACTTTGGTTCCTACTTTAGGAGGTGTCTCAATTTTTGCATCGATAATAATTTCATCAAGTCTGTTTGTTAATGAACGATTTGTAGATTTTGACCTGTTGAATGCCGCTATGGTTATACTTTTCTTTTTTGGTATTAAGGATGATATACTTATGATATCACCGGTTAAGAAGTTCATAGCACAGATAGTGTCAGCACTTATCATTTCAATAGGTGCAAATGTTAGGATACCACATATGTACGATATATTGGGCTTCGGTGAAATACCTTATTGGATATCGATTGTAATAACCGTTTTTGTAATTATATTAATAATAAACTCTTTCAACCTGATTGATGGAGTAGATGGTTTAGCAGCATCAGTAGGGATTGTTTCTTCGCTGGTTCTGGGATATTGGTTTTATGTTAATGAATATAATTCTTTGGCTCTTTTATCTGCCTCTTTATTTGGGAGTTTAGTAGCATTTTTGAGATATAATTTTTCGAAAAAAAATAAAATATTTATGGGAGATACCGGTTCTATGATTGTTGGCTTTATTGTAGCGGTGTTGACCATTGAGTTTATTCGACATAATGGAATTGGCTTAATTAATGGGGGAAAAGAAATAATAACGGCTCCTGTTTTGGCTATTTCTATTTTGATAATACCTCTAATCGATACGTTTAGAGTATTTATGGTTAGGCTGTTAAATAAAAAATCTCCATTTAAACCAGATAAAAATCATATTCATCATCGTTTATTATCCTTAGGTTTGTCCCACGCTAAAACGACTATAATGATGGTAGTTGCTAATTTTATCTTTATATTATTGGCCTATCACATGAAAGACACAGGGATAGATAAGTTTATTTTACTTATAGTAAGTCTGGCTCTTTTTGTATCTTCTATTCCGTTTTTTATAAAAACCAAAGAAGAAAAAATGATTGAACATCAGGCTGAAACTCCTGTGATTAAGCCGTTTTTTAGTAAAAACCCAGGTGGAAGTAATAAGAAAAAAGTAAATGGATAA